A genomic segment from Leopardus geoffroyi isolate Oge1 chromosome A2, O.geoffroyi_Oge1_pat1.0, whole genome shotgun sequence encodes:
- the DDX56 gene encoding probable ATP-dependent RNA helicase DDX56 isoform X1 translates to MADPEVLGFEHMGLDPRLLQAVADLGWSRPTLIQEKAIPLALEGKDLLARARTGSGKTAAYAIPMLQLLLHRKATGPAVEQAVRGLVLVPTKELARQARSMVQQLAAYCARDIRVADVSAAEDSASQRAVLMEKPDIVVGTPSRILNHLQQDSLTLRDSLELLVVDEADLLFSFGFEEELKSLLCHLPRIYQAFLMSATFNEDVQALKELVLHNPVTLKLQESQLPGPDQLKQFQVVCETEEDKFLLLYALLKLSLIRGKSLLFVNTLERSYRLRLFLEQFGIPACVLNGELPLRSRCHIISQFNQGFYDCVIATDTEVLGAPVKGKRRGKGPKGDRASDPEAGVARGIDFHHVCAVLNFDLPPTPEAYIHRAGRTARANNPGMVLTLVLPAEQSHLDTIEELLCGENEAPVLLPYQFRMEEIEAFRYRCRDAMRSVTKQAIREARLKEIKEELLHSERLKVRAGGGGTWPLWGTHVALSREHVGRSCSQEGLRRKSEPAVRPCPLQTYFEDNPRDLQLLRHDLPLHPAVVKPHLGHVPDYLVPPALRGLVHPPKKRKKLASKKAKVKKARTRNPLRSFRHREERRRPTAVPP, encoded by the exons ATGGCGGACCCAGAGGTGCTGGGCTTCGAGCACATGGGTCTGGACCCCCGGCTCTTGCAG GCCGTCGCCGACCTGGGCTGGTCGCGCCCCACGCTGATCCAGGAGAAGGCCATCCCGCTGGCCCTGGAGGGGAAGGACCTCCTGGCTCGGGCGCGCACGGGCTCGGGGAAGACGGCCGCTTACGCCATTCCGATGTTGCAGCTGCTGCTCCACAGGAAGGCG ACTGGCCCCGCGGTAGAGCAGGCTGTGAGAGGGCTCGTGCTGGTGCCCACCAAGGAGCTGGCGCGGCAGGCCCGGTCCATGGTTCAGCAGCTGGCCGCCTACTGCGCTCGGGACATCCGGGTGGCGGATGTCTCCGCTGCTGAAGACTCAGCCTCTCAGAG AGCTGTGCTGATGGAGAAGCCCGATATAGTAGTGGGGACCCCGTCTCGCATCTTAAACCACTTGCAGCAAGACAGCTTGACCCTGCGAGACTCCCTGGAGCTGCTGGTGGTGGACGAGGCtgaccttctcttctcctttggtTTTGAGGAGGAACTCAAGAGTCTGCTCTG TCACTTGCCCCGGATTTATCAGGCTTTTCTGATGTCAGCTACTTTCAACGAGGACGTGCAGGCCCTCAAGGAGCTGGTATTGCATAACCCG GTTACTCTCAAGCTGCAGGAGTCCCAGCTGCCAGGGCCAGACCAGTTAAAGCAGTTTCAGGTGGTCTGTGAGACCGAGGAGGACAAGTTCCTGCTGCTGTACGCCCTGCTCAAGCTCTCGCTGATCCGGGGCAAGTCCCTGCTGTTTGTCAACACGCTGGAGAGGAGTTACAGGCTGCGCCTGTTCCTGGAGCAGTTTGGCATCCCCGCCTGCGTGCTCAACGGGGAGCTGCCACTGCGCTCCAG GTGCcacatcatctcacagttcaacCAAGGCTTCTATGACTGTGTCATAGCGACCGACACCGAAGTTCTGGGAGCCCCGGTTAAGGGCAAGCGTCGAGGCAAGGGCCCCAAGGGAGACAG GGCTTCTGATCCGGAGGCCGGCGTGGCCCGGGGCATAGACTTCCACCACGTGTGCGCTGTGCTCAACTTTGATCTGCCCCCTACCCCTGAAGCCTACATTCATCGGGCTGGCAG GACGGCTCGCGCCAACAACCCAGGCATGGTTTTGACCTTGGTGCTGCCCGCTGAGCAGTCGCACCTGGACACAATCGAGGAGCTTCTCTGTGGAG AGAATGAGGCCCCTGTCCTGCTTCCCTACCAGTTCCGCATGGAGGAGATCGAGGCCTTCCGGTATCGCTGCAGG GACGCCATGCGCTCAGTGACAAAACAGGCCATCCGAGAGGCAAGGTTGAAGGAGATCAAGGAGGAACTTCTGCATTCAGAGAGGCTCAAGGTGAGGGCCGGTGGGGGAGGGACTTGGCCTCTGTGGGGGACACATGTGGCTCTGAGCAGGGAGCACGTGGGGCGCAGCTGCTCACAGGAGGGCCTCAGAAGGAAGAGCGAGCCTGCTGTTCGCCCGTGTCCCCTGCAGACATACTTCGAAGACAACCCCCGGGACCTCCAGCTGCTGCGGCACGATCTGCCTTTGCACCCTGCTGTGGTGAAGCCCCACCTGGGACATGTCCCTGACTACCTAG TCCCTCCTGCTCTGCGTGGTCTCGTCCACCCTCCCAAGAAGCGGAAGAAGCTGGCCTCTAAGAAGGCCAAGGTCAAG AAGGCACGGACCCGGAACCCACTGCGCAGCttcaggcacagagaggagagacgTAGGCCCACCGCTGTGCCTCCCTGA
- the TMED4 gene encoding transmembrane emp24 domain-containing protein 4, giving the protein MRGGPSAFVGRCRGGWRRAMGRPALLLLALCAAGARGLYFHIGETEKRCFIEEIPDETMVIGNYRTQMWDKQKEVFLPSTPGLGMHVEVKDPEGKVVLSRQYGSEGRFTFTSHTPGDHQICLHSNSTRMSLFAGGRLRVHLDIQGGEHANNYPEIAAKDKLTELQLRARQLLDQVEQIQKEQDYQRYREERFRLTSESTNQRVLWWSIAQTVILILTGIWQMRHLKSFFEAKKLV; this is encoded by the exons ATGCGCGGCGGGCCGAGCGCGTTCGTTGGCAGGTGTCGGGGCGGGTGGCGGCGGGCGATGGGACGACCGGCGCTGCTGCTGCTCGCGCTGTGCGCAGCTGGCGCCCGGGGCCTTTACTTCCACATTGGCGAGACCGAGAAGCGCTGCTTCATCGAGGAGATCCCCGACGAGACCATGGTCATCG GGAACTACCGCACCCAGATGTGGGACAAGCAGAAGGAAGTCTTTCTGCCCTCGACCCCGGGCCTGGGCATGCACGTGGAGGTGAAGGATCCCGAAGGCAAG GTGGTGCTGTCCCGGCAGTATGGCTCGGAGGGCCGCTTCACCTTTACTTCCCACACTCCTGGTGACCACCAGATCTGCCTGCATTCCAACTCCACCAGGATGTCCCTCTTTGCTGGCGGCAGACTG CGTGTGCACCTAGACATCCAGGGTGGGGAGCATGCCAACAACTACCCCGAGATTGCCGCCAAGGATAAACTGACAGAACTGCAGCTCCGAGCTCGACAGCTGCTTGATCAGGTGGAGCAGATCCAGAAGGAGCAGGATTACCAGAGG TATCGTGAGGAGCGCTTCCGTCTTACCAGCGAGAGCACCAACCAGAGGGTCCTGTGGTGGTCAATTGCTCAGACGGTCATCCTCATCCTCACTGGAATCTGGCAGATGCGTCACCTCAAAAGCTTCTTTGAGGCCAAGAAGCTGGTGTAG
- the DDX56 gene encoding probable ATP-dependent RNA helicase DDX56 isoform X2, with translation MADPEVLGFEHMGLDPRLLQAVADLGWSRPTLIQEKAIPLALEGKDLLARARTGSGKTAAYAIPMLQLLLHRKATGPAVEQAVRGLVLVPTKELARQARSMVQQLAAYCARDIRVADVSAAEDSASQRAVLMEKPDIVVGTPSRILNHLQQDSLTLRDSLELLVVDEADLLFSFGFEEELKSLLCHLPRIYQAFLMSATFNEDVQALKELVLHNPVTLKLQESQLPGPDQLKQFQVVCETEEDKFLLLYALLKLSLIRGKSLLFVNTLERSYRLRLFLEQFGIPACVLNGELPLRSRCHIISQFNQGFYDCVIATDTEVLGAPVKGKRRGKGPKGDRASDPEAGVARGIDFHHVCAVLNFDLPPTPEAYIHRAGRTARANNPGMVLTLVLPAEQSHLDTIEELLCGENEAPVLLPYQFRMEEIEAFRYRCRDAMRSVTKQAIREARLKEIKEELLHSERLKTYFEDNPRDLQLLRHDLPLHPAVVKPHLGHVPDYLVPPALRGLVHPPKKRKKLASKKAKVKKARTRNPLRSFRHREERRRPTAVPP, from the exons ATGGCGGACCCAGAGGTGCTGGGCTTCGAGCACATGGGTCTGGACCCCCGGCTCTTGCAG GCCGTCGCCGACCTGGGCTGGTCGCGCCCCACGCTGATCCAGGAGAAGGCCATCCCGCTGGCCCTGGAGGGGAAGGACCTCCTGGCTCGGGCGCGCACGGGCTCGGGGAAGACGGCCGCTTACGCCATTCCGATGTTGCAGCTGCTGCTCCACAGGAAGGCG ACTGGCCCCGCGGTAGAGCAGGCTGTGAGAGGGCTCGTGCTGGTGCCCACCAAGGAGCTGGCGCGGCAGGCCCGGTCCATGGTTCAGCAGCTGGCCGCCTACTGCGCTCGGGACATCCGGGTGGCGGATGTCTCCGCTGCTGAAGACTCAGCCTCTCAGAG AGCTGTGCTGATGGAGAAGCCCGATATAGTAGTGGGGACCCCGTCTCGCATCTTAAACCACTTGCAGCAAGACAGCTTGACCCTGCGAGACTCCCTGGAGCTGCTGGTGGTGGACGAGGCtgaccttctcttctcctttggtTTTGAGGAGGAACTCAAGAGTCTGCTCTG TCACTTGCCCCGGATTTATCAGGCTTTTCTGATGTCAGCTACTTTCAACGAGGACGTGCAGGCCCTCAAGGAGCTGGTATTGCATAACCCG GTTACTCTCAAGCTGCAGGAGTCCCAGCTGCCAGGGCCAGACCAGTTAAAGCAGTTTCAGGTGGTCTGTGAGACCGAGGAGGACAAGTTCCTGCTGCTGTACGCCCTGCTCAAGCTCTCGCTGATCCGGGGCAAGTCCCTGCTGTTTGTCAACACGCTGGAGAGGAGTTACAGGCTGCGCCTGTTCCTGGAGCAGTTTGGCATCCCCGCCTGCGTGCTCAACGGGGAGCTGCCACTGCGCTCCAG GTGCcacatcatctcacagttcaacCAAGGCTTCTATGACTGTGTCATAGCGACCGACACCGAAGTTCTGGGAGCCCCGGTTAAGGGCAAGCGTCGAGGCAAGGGCCCCAAGGGAGACAG GGCTTCTGATCCGGAGGCCGGCGTGGCCCGGGGCATAGACTTCCACCACGTGTGCGCTGTGCTCAACTTTGATCTGCCCCCTACCCCTGAAGCCTACATTCATCGGGCTGGCAG GACGGCTCGCGCCAACAACCCAGGCATGGTTTTGACCTTGGTGCTGCCCGCTGAGCAGTCGCACCTGGACACAATCGAGGAGCTTCTCTGTGGAG AGAATGAGGCCCCTGTCCTGCTTCCCTACCAGTTCCGCATGGAGGAGATCGAGGCCTTCCGGTATCGCTGCAGG GACGCCATGCGCTCAGTGACAAAACAGGCCATCCGAGAGGCAAGGTTGAAGGAGATCAAGGAGGAACTTCTGCATTCAGAGAGGCTCAAG ACATACTTCGAAGACAACCCCCGGGACCTCCAGCTGCTGCGGCACGATCTGCCTTTGCACCCTGCTGTGGTGAAGCCCCACCTGGGACATGTCCCTGACTACCTAG TCCCTCCTGCTCTGCGTGGTCTCGTCCACCCTCCCAAGAAGCGGAAGAAGCTGGCCTCTAAGAAGGCCAAGGTCAAG AAGGCACGGACCCGGAACCCACTGCGCAGCttcaggcacagagaggagagacgTAGGCCCACCGCTGTGCCTCCCTGA